A portion of the Candidatus Babeliales bacterium genome contains these proteins:
- the dnaB gene encoding replicative DNA helicase — translation MSKNSYYNNAVAKKPSVEGILGKTLPAHSDAERAVLGALLLNDEYISTVAEIIVPDDFYSHAHKIIYQAIIDLSQKHKRIDIVTLQDELTKKDLLEAIGGLVYLLTLQEDIPSVGLIVQHATIIKEKSVLRQLISSAATIITNCYTQDQASIDAVLDDAEKIIFNISNKRSSNSFIQLDIWLKRTFQHLSDIKSHTKGITGIPSGFQQLDQMTSGFQNSDFIVLAARPSMGKTALALCIALTAARNGFSTGVFSLEMSAEQLTLRLLSAESGIGHHNIRNATISSDEWVDLTNVAAQLAEMKIFIDDTPMLNIMDLRAKARKLKAEHGLQFLVIDYLQLLHSNKKHENRHQEVSEISRSLKALAKELNIPIVALSQLSRAVDGRMDKRPMLSDLRESGAIEQDADLIMFLYRDVVYNPEAENPSLAELIIGKQRNGPTGTVYMNFIKEITKFEDAPDFE, via the coding sequence ATGAGTAAAAATTCATATTATAATAATGCCGTAGCCAAAAAGCCGAGTGTCGAAGGTATTCTTGGAAAAACGCTTCCCGCTCACAGTGATGCAGAGCGAGCTGTTTTAGGTGCATTATTATTGAATGATGAATATATAAGTACGGTCGCAGAAATTATTGTACCTGATGATTTCTACAGTCATGCTCATAAGATAATTTACCAGGCCATTATTGACTTGAGTCAAAAACACAAACGCATCGATATCGTTACGCTTCAAGATGAACTGACAAAAAAGGATCTGCTTGAAGCAATCGGTGGATTAGTGTATCTCCTGACTTTACAAGAAGATATACCCTCGGTTGGTTTGATTGTTCAACATGCAACTATCATTAAAGAAAAATCAGTGTTGCGGCAGCTCATTAGTTCTGCCGCAACAATCATTACTAACTGCTATACACAAGATCAAGCTTCGATAGATGCTGTGCTTGATGACGCAGAAAAAATTATTTTTAATATTTCCAATAAACGATCCAGTAATAGCTTTATACAGCTTGATATTTGGTTAAAAAGAACTTTTCAACATCTTTCTGATATAAAAAGCCACACAAAGGGTATTACGGGGATTCCATCTGGTTTTCAGCAACTGGATCAAATGACTTCAGGTTTTCAAAATAGCGATTTTATTGTTTTAGCAGCGCGTCCCTCTATGGGTAAAACCGCGCTTGCTCTTTGTATTGCTCTTACGGCAGCACGTAATGGTTTTTCAACCGGTGTGTTTTCTCTTGAAATGTCTGCCGAGCAACTTACGTTACGTCTTTTATCAGCAGAGTCAGGCATTGGTCATCATAATATCAGAAATGCAACCATTTCATCCGATGAGTGGGTTGATTTGACCAATGTTGCTGCACAACTTGCAGAAATGAAAATATTTATTGATGATACTCCTATGCTCAACATTATGGATTTGCGTGCTAAAGCACGTAAATTAAAAGCTGAGCATGGGTTACAATTTTTGGTGATTGATTATTTACAATTATTACATTCCAATAAAAAACATGAAAATCGACATCAAGAAGTTTCTGAAATTTCACGATCATTGAAAGCATTAGCTAAAGAACTGAATATTCCAATAGTTGCTTTATCACAACTTTCACGTGCGGTTGATGGTCGCATGGATAAACGACCAATGCTTTCAGATTTGCGTGAATCAGGTGCTATTGAACAAGATGCAGATTTAATTATGTTTTTGTATCGTGATGTTGTGTATAATCCAGAAGCCGAAAATCCATCGTTGGCCGAACTTATTATTGGAAAGCAACGCAATGGACCAACAGGTACAGTTTACATGAACTTTATAAAGGAAATTACTAAATTTGAGGATGCTCCTGATTTTGAGTAA
- the rplI gene encoding 50S ribosomal protein L9, with translation MEVYLRKDVEKIGLAGEIINVGDGFARNFLIPQGFAIEITSHNKSQYLSKIRKVDNRKEVIASQTSMFAEKLNTISITLKRKMHDDGQLYGAINASEVVDALANQGISITKSQVEFEKSIKSKGMFKVSIKLTTRLKSAITVTIIAE, from the coding sequence ATGGAAGTATACTTACGCAAGGACGTTGAAAAAATAGGATTGGCTGGAGAAATTATCAATGTGGGAGATGGTTTTGCACGCAATTTCCTCATTCCACAAGGGTTTGCAATCGAAATTACCAGTCATAATAAAAGCCAATACCTTTCTAAAATTCGTAAAGTTGACAATCGTAAAGAAGTAATCGCTTCTCAGACCTCTATGTTTGCAGAAAAATTAAATACAATTTCTATCACTTTAAAGCGAAAAATGCATGATGATGGCCAGTTGTATGGCGCAATCAATGCCTCAGAAGTGGTTGATGCTCTTGCCAATCAGGGTATTAGTATCACCAAAAGCCAAGTGGAATTTGAAAAGTCTATCAAATCCAAAGGCATGTTCAAAGTAAGTATCAAGTTAACAACACGGTTAAAATCAGCTATAACAGTAACAATCATTGCTGAATAG
- a CDS encoding crossover junction endodeoxyribonuclease RuvC codes for MVILGVDPGFQCAGFGILKKEGRQALLLDYGYLEMSPSDSLVNRVGKFHEFFEEKVITWQVTVVALETPFLGKNAQNFLKLGYLRGILYLLAHKHKTTLQEFAPTEVKQSVTGFGGATKDQVARVILQLFPGMEVPKKEDVTDAIAVTLCGLWSSNQNSLLQKLR; via the coding sequence GTGGTAATTCTAGGAGTTGATCCGGGATTTCAATGTGCTGGATTTGGTATTTTAAAAAAAGAAGGGCGACAAGCCCTTCTTCTTGATTACGGCTATTTAGAAATGTCCCCGTCTGATAGTCTTGTTAATCGCGTTGGTAAATTTCATGAATTTTTTGAAGAAAAAGTTATTACGTGGCAAGTCACAGTAGTTGCATTAGAAACACCATTTTTGGGTAAGAATGCTCAGAATTTTTTGAAACTTGGATATCTGCGAGGAATTTTATATCTTCTTGCTCATAAACATAAAACTACTTTACAAGAGTTTGCACCAACAGAGGTAAAACAATCAGTTACAGGTTTTGGTGGTGCAACGAAAGATCAAGTTGCGCGTGTTATTTTACAGTTATTTCCCGGTATGGAAGTACCAAAAAAAGAAGATGTGACTGATGCGATTGCTGTTACCTTATGTGGTTTGTGGTCAAGTAATCAAAATAGTTTATTACAAAAATTGAGATAA